The following are from one region of the Plasmodium cynomolgi strain B DNA, chromosome 1, whole genome shotgun sequence genome:
- a CDS encoding DNA repair protein (putative) gives MRRSNRLEEIGRKKLAGGNWLEETSRKKLTNEREEANYNSILYEQNLKDEIDYYGEDLPHINFYLKFQRKNFLQEFLQEVMLPLSGVRSDGGEAGQSKEAAVPVEEGKEAAVPVEEGKETAVPVEEGKETAVPVEEGKETAVPVEEGKETVTPGEGRARDNATAGGAELEELLNEGGFYVEEGSGGEEPLLERPLLERPPQGKLTTEQHLSEDSNLRDALLKLMQGSAAMRGSTDLTHLNESDEAVKKINEIFQKNKDKFMFSVERQLGTNGEELILQEYCYLCNKKKKLNKPLCAINIYVCYDCKVLDSNFKMISLSKLVRKYCLNHYDLSKYEKQLALLCTKNPRGYSKQMKLYFLFQIKEIAIRKHGSMERVKQMYTSKVLKSFRNAQGTPQSTKKRKEDLHKMVKPKSIYSKKVKKAEEQKIICDNNQHEFDSPICTNMEDSLYVKRCRKCAYQLEYMQF, from the exons ATGAGAAGAAGTAACAGACTGGAGGAAATTGGCAGGAAGAAATTGGCTGGAGGAAACTGGCTGGAGGAAACTAGCAGGAAGAAACTGACT aacgaaagggaagaagcgaatTACAACTCCATCCTGTATGAACAGAATTTAAAGGACGAAATAGACTACTATGGGGAAGACTTACCgcacataaatttttatttgaagttCCAAAGGAAGAACTTTTTGCAGGAATTCCTCCAGGAGGTGATGCTGCCGCTCAGTGGGGTCAGATCGGATGGGGGGGAGGCGGGACAAAGCAAAGAGGCAGCAGTCCCTGTGGAGGAAGGCAAAGAGGCAGCAGTCCCTGTGGAGGAAGGCAAAGAGACAGCCGTCCCGGTGGAGGAAGGCAAAGAGACAGCCGTCCCGGTGGAGGAAGGCAAAGAGACAGCCGTCCCGGTGGAGGAAGGCAAGGAGACTGTTACCCCCGGGGAGGGGAGAGCACGCGATAATGCAACCGCAGGGGGTGCGGAACTGGAGGAGCTGTTGAATGAGGGGGGGTTCTATGTGGAAGAAGGCTCCGGGGGGGAGGAACCCCTTTTGGAGCGACCCCTTTTGGAGAGACCCCCCCAAGGGAAGCTCACCACCGAACAACACCTCTCCGAAGACTCCAACCTGAGGGATGCCTTACTAAAGCTGATGCAGGGGAGTGCCGCCATGCGTGGTAGCACCGACCTGACACACCTAAACGAAAGCGACGAAGctgtaaagaaaataaacgaaatattccaaaaaaataaggataaATTTATGTTCAGTGTGGAACGGCAACTTGGAACTAACGGAGAAGAACTCATTTTACAAGAATACTGCTACctatgcaataaaaaaaagaagttaaaTAAACCCTTATGtgcaataaatatatacgtcTGCTACGATTGCAAAGTGCTAGACAGTAATTTCAAAATGATATCCCTAAGTAAGTTGGTAAGAAAATATTGCCTTAACCATTATGACCTGTCTAAGTATGAAAAACAGCTAGCTCTTTTGTGTACAAAGAACCCACGTGGGTACTCCAAGCAAATGAagctttattttctttttcaaattaaagaaattgCAATACGAAAACATGGATCCATGGAAAGAGTGAAACAGATGTATACCTCCAAAGTACTAAAATCATTTAGGAATGCACAGGGTACTCCTCAGTCGACAAAGAAACGGAAGGAGGACctgcacaaaatggttaaACCTAAGAGCATCTACAGTAAGAAGGTTAAAAAAgcggaggaacaaaaaatcaTTTGCGATAACAATCAGCATGAGTTTGACTCTCCAATTTGCACCAACATGGAGGATTCCCTTTACGTGAAAAGGTGCAGGAAGTGCGCCTACCAGCTGGAGTACATGCAGTTCTGA
- a CDS encoding hypothetical protein (putative), whose translation MSATKIPLPILFFTLMLRTLLIASESKHSQNCYILSRSSHSSTLETNRISNSLYIKKRLVRLRRGRQRVPPPRASAFLVFDIIKIFGRLSDQELLGHVISHNNDFIELSKNPKKKWEKLFLPKNDSLNFEAFKNFLRQAPFEWPLTINSGQIRNQGSISIPVSPIVYVESCRKISELLKGKNKNKGVNAGTSTGAKINLKIINDYVSEQPISNDAIQCVFSSFSDLPELTKDQFINKIHEWAPSDGIIDWYTFVYNLKEEPSDNIKRFFD comes from the exons ATGTCTGCGACGAAGATACcccttcccattttattcttcacaCTTATGCTACGTACGCTGTTAATAGCTAGCGAAAGTAAGCACtcacaaaattgttacataCTAAGTAGGAGTTCGCACAGCAGCACGCTAGAGACAAACCGGATAAGCAATTCTCTCTACATCAAGAAGCGGCTCGTTAGGTTGAGGCGGGGTAGGCAACGTGTTCCTCCTCCGCGAGCATCTGCATTCCTCGTTTTTGACATAATAAAG ATTTTCGGGAGGCTGTCCGACCAAGAACTCCTAGGCCACGTCATTTCACACAACAACGACTTTATAGAGCTCAGcaaaaatccaaaaaaaaaatgggagaaattATTCCTTCCTAAAAACGACAGCTTAAATTTCGAAGCTTTTAAGAACTTTTTGAGACAGGCTCCATTCGAGTGGCCCCTAACCATCAACTCTGGGCAGATAAGGAACCAGGGCTCGATCAGCATCCCGG TCTCCCCCATCGTTTATGTAGAGAGCTGCCGCAAAATTAGCGAGCTCCTCAAgggcaaaaacaaaaacaaggGTGTGAACGCAGGCACCAGCACGGGAGcgaaaattaatttaaaaattattaacgaCTACGTGAGCGAGCAACCCATCTCGAACGATGCAATAC AGTGcgtcttttcctcctttagTGACCTTCCCGAGCTAACGAAGGATCAgtttataaacaaaattcACGAGTGGGCCCCGTCAGATG GGATAATCGACTGGTACACGTTCGTGTACAACCTGAAGGAGGAGCCCTCGGACAAcataaaaagattttttgaCTAG